In Collimonas arenae, a single genomic region encodes these proteins:
- a CDS encoding porin produces MATLRKMALSCALACTAIGGLYSGGAYAQSTSSKEKQDIDALKEQIQLLMKKVDELSAKQASTSDKQALMEQKVAAAPPVSDSHQFLERKAGDGITFLTRGGEVSLYGNLDISIDDTTKGISGVQDVAGKGGWLPAISTNMSYVGIRGFQDISDSPFKFLYQLETQIDVSATSGTGDTNSNTSNTVKGGLTSRNSFIGIQSAAMGAFKIGKTDAPYKTSTARMNPFSGMLGDYSVIMGNTGGDNRVEFGTRLDHALWYESPNMHGFSFNALISPGQNRGYDNSNIAAGESDCTGGNIPGSGATPAACNDGSYGSAYSASLSYTNGPLYLTAAYEKHKDVNRTSDLPTYDPNDIADEDAAKIGVQYKFPTKTTISAIYENMKRHVPAYLDYQNERSRSGYWLALSQELSAKDSVHFGWGHANQATGDPGQHNTPGGLNSDNVANLYTVAWKHQVDKNFSTYVDYAMTANHGSAHYDLGAGGRGVTTDCHDASNPDTSGFDPNGGSPHCFAGGKLQGVSAGMKYIF; encoded by the coding sequence ATGGCAACCCTCAGAAAAATGGCGCTCAGCTGCGCTCTGGCATGTACGGCAATCGGCGGTCTATATTCTGGAGGAGCTTATGCACAAAGCACTTCCAGCAAGGAAAAACAAGATATCGATGCACTGAAAGAACAGATCCAGCTGTTGATGAAAAAGGTCGATGAACTATCCGCCAAACAGGCGAGCACTTCTGACAAGCAGGCGTTGATGGAACAAAAGGTCGCGGCAGCACCGCCAGTCTCCGACAGCCATCAATTCCTCGAACGCAAAGCGGGCGACGGCATTACCTTCCTGACCCGTGGCGGCGAGGTATCGCTGTATGGCAATCTCGACATCTCCATCGACGACACCACCAAGGGCATCAGCGGCGTGCAAGACGTAGCGGGCAAAGGCGGCTGGCTGCCGGCGATCTCGACCAATATGTCTTATGTCGGCATACGTGGCTTCCAGGATATTTCCGATTCCCCGTTCAAATTCCTGTATCAGCTCGAAACCCAAATCGACGTGAGCGCCACTTCCGGCACCGGCGACACCAACAGCAACACCAGCAATACCGTCAAGGGCGGCCTCACATCCAGGAACAGCTTCATCGGCATACAGTCAGCGGCCATGGGCGCATTCAAGATCGGCAAGACGGATGCGCCTTACAAGACATCTACCGCACGGATGAATCCCTTCAGCGGCATGCTTGGCGACTATTCCGTCATCATGGGTAATACCGGCGGCGACAACCGGGTCGAATTCGGCACCCGGCTCGATCACGCCCTGTGGTACGAATCGCCCAATATGCATGGCTTCTCGTTCAATGCGCTGATCTCTCCAGGCCAGAACCGGGGCTATGACAACAGCAATATCGCTGCCGGTGAAAGCGATTGCACCGGCGGCAATATTCCGGGCAGCGGCGCGACGCCGGCAGCCTGCAACGACGGCTCGTATGGCAGCGCATACAGCGCCAGCCTGTCCTACACCAATGGTCCGCTGTACCTGACCGCCGCCTATGAAAAGCATAAAGACGTCAACCGGACCAGCGATCTTCCTACCTACGATCCGAATGACATCGCCGACGAGGACGCTGCAAAAATTGGCGTCCAGTACAAATTCCCGACAAAGACCACCATCAGCGCAATTTATGAAAACATGAAAAGACATGTCCCCGCCTACCTGGACTATCAAAACGAACGCAGCCGTTCAGGCTATTGGCTCGCACTCAGCCAGGAGCTGTCCGCAAAAGACAGCGTGCATTTTGGCTGGGGACATGCCAACCAGGCTACCGGCGATCCCGGCCAGCACAATACTCCTGGCGGACTGAACTCCGATAATGTCGCCAATCTGTACACCGTGGCGTGGAAACACCAGGTCGACAAGAATTTCAGCACCTACGTCGACTATGCGATGACCGCCAATCACGGCTCAGCGCATTACGACCTGGGCGCCGGTGGGCGAGGCGTCACCACCGATTGCCATGATGCGTCAAATCCGGACACCAGCGGATTCGACCCGAATGGCGGCTCGCCGCACTGTTTCGCCGGCGGCAAGCTGCAAGGCGTTTCGGCCGGAATGAAGTACATCTTCTAA